The Sediminispirochaeta smaragdinae DSM 11293 genome has a segment encoding these proteins:
- a CDS encoding oxidoreductase has protein sequence MNDVIPHELTVDEIKQIVEMFGDYAFFYKRGGYDGVEISGAHGYLIAEFMSTYANKRSDEYGRTLECTTSPMSYPPAYLADYAKEIKSVVNKSERICLMDELKIKSLTDAKVVEIQEDGIIVNKDGENIKLVCDTVVLAFGTLRKHPFMKNLRTSYLLSFCTVIISSFQQIEFSYHWDLKQ, from the coding sequence ATGAACGATGTTATCCCCCATGAATTAACGGTGGATGAAATTAAGCAAATCGTGGAAATGTTTGGTGATTATGCTTTCTTCTACAAGCGAGGCGGTTACGACGGCGTCGAGATCTCAGGCGCTCATGGCTACCTTATTGCTGAATTTATGTCTACCTATGCGAATAAGAGAAGCGACGAATACGGCAGAACTCTGGAATGTACAACGTCACCCATGAGCTATCCTCCCGCTTATCTGGCTGATTATGCAAAGGAGATAAAAAGCGTCGTCAACAAGTCGGAGAGAATCTGTTTGATGGATGAGCTAAAAATCAAGTCTCTCACGGATGCCAAGGTCGTAGAAATCCAGGAGGACGGCATTATTGTCAATAAGGACGGTGAAAACATCAAACTTGTGTGTGATACGGTCGTATTGGCTTTCGGTACACTTCGGAAACATCCCTTTATGAAAAACTTAAGGACATCTTACCTCCTAAGCTTTTGTACCGTTATTATAAGCTCCTTTCAACAAATTGAATTCTCATACCATTGGGATCTAAAGCAATGA
- a CDS encoding VOC family protein, whose protein sequence is MKFCWTTLHVNNMEESFDFYTRIVGLEVDSRLKPNESYEIVFLGSQDTKIELICDSKNEKKEYGKDISIGFEVRSLDDTIQILREESIEIVEGPVQPNPKTRFIIALDPNGMRIQFVERSL, encoded by the coding sequence ATGAAATTTTGTTGGACAACACTTCATGTCAACAATATGGAAGAGTCTTTTGACTTCTATACTAGGATTGTAGGTCTTGAGGTTGATTCACGGCTTAAACCCAATGAATCCTATGAGATAGTGTTTTTAGGTTCTCAGGATACAAAGATAGAATTAATCTGCGATTCTAAAAATGAAAAAAAAGAATACGGTAAAGACATTTCAATAGGATTTGAAGTGCGCTCTCTTGATGACACCATACAGATTCTTAGGGAAGAGAGCATAGAAATCGTTGAAGGTCCAGTTCAGCCCAATCCGAAAACAAGATTTATCATTGCTTTAGATCCCAATGGTATGAGAATTCAATTTGTTGAAAGGAGCTTATAA
- a CDS encoding GNAT family N-acetyltransferase produces the protein MIRPATIEDTKPIAHIIIKAWEQAYTGIIDPDYPKNMKESTFIDIIGSNILQERETIFLYEDHAQIRGFISGKRQEGTYDCQVIGFYILPEYQGKGIGTALLSHMKHHFKAQGCKAMIIWTLLHAKNNSFYKNQGGIASENAQLEIGSRRYPGVGFSYTL, from the coding sequence ATGATCCGCCCTGCCACAATCGAAGATACAAAGCCGATTGCCCACATCATTATAAAAGCATGGGAACAGGCATATACGGGGATTATTGATCCCGACTACCCCAAAAACATGAAAGAGAGTACCTTCATCGACATCATCGGCTCCAATATACTCCAAGAACGGGAAACCATATTTCTTTACGAAGATCATGCTCAGATCAGGGGATTTATTTCGGGTAAACGCCAAGAGGGCACATATGATTGTCAAGTAATCGGCTTTTATATTCTGCCGGAGTACCAAGGCAAAGGGATCGGAACGGCTTTACTCAGCCACATGAAACATCATTTTAAGGCCCAAGGTTGCAAGGCCATGATCATTTGGACCCTGCTTCATGCAAAAAACAATAGCTTTTACAAAAACCAAGGAGGCATAGCCTCAGAAAATGCACAACTGGAAATTGGCAGCCGAAGATATCCAGGTGTCGGATTCTCTTATACACTCTGA